A single window of Candidatus Rokuibacteriota bacterium DNA harbors:
- a CDS encoding DUF4445 domain-containing protein, whose protein sequence is MAPIALTILPQNRQLQAPPGTTILKAAHAAGIDITATCGGRGRCTSCRVKFVRGTIPPPTIMDTLQLGDDLTREGYRLSCQCAVTEPVSVLVAPPLDEQAFQILGAERGAQAMAKVAIDAGVSKQVVKVGLPREEHHQTSDLEELLAVIGRSPEDVPVEIVKTLPSALRDGNGEVTVTTFGRRVLAVEKGDTALMRFGLAVDIGTTSVVTTLIELESGEQLASVSSLNPQAVFGGDLMSRIAFCQFNPANLRRLQTRILGLLNQHVEQVTRDSGVLAKWIYKVVVVGNTCMHHILLGIDPSYLGLAPYAAVMRYPLVVPARDLFLKVNPEARVCLLPIVAGFVGADAVAVALATRIYESPEIRIVTDIGTNGEVVLGSRHKLWACSAPAGPALEGAQIKHGMRGALGAIDKVWIDDDIRVHTIGEVGPLGICGSGIIDALAVLLDAGVIDSTGLIRVEDRDRLPPPLRDRVVMQGEERQVILVRLGEAGASREIILTQDDVRQVQLAKGAIASGVRMLQRVAGVGDGHVAELMLAGGFGNYLSIQSALRIGLIPPLPAERVRYVGNAALLGAQLCLVSEAERERAERVARSIEHVSLAAHPDFQDIFVECMNFPR, encoded by the coding sequence ATGGCGCCGATCGCCCTTACGATTCTCCCGCAGAACCGCCAGCTCCAGGCGCCCCCGGGCACGACGATCCTCAAGGCCGCCCACGCAGCCGGGATCGACATCACGGCGACGTGCGGCGGGCGCGGGCGCTGCACCTCCTGCCGCGTGAAGTTCGTCCGGGGCACGATCCCCCCGCCGACGATCATGGACACGCTGCAGCTCGGCGACGACCTGACCCGCGAAGGTTACCGGCTCTCCTGCCAGTGCGCGGTGACCGAACCGGTCAGCGTCCTGGTCGCGCCGCCGCTCGACGAGCAGGCGTTCCAGATCCTGGGAGCCGAGCGCGGCGCTCAGGCGATGGCGAAAGTGGCGATCGACGCCGGCGTGAGCAAGCAGGTAGTCAAGGTCGGCCTCCCCCGCGAGGAGCATCACCAGACATCGGACCTGGAGGAGCTGCTGGCCGTGATCGGCCGGAGCCCCGAGGACGTGCCGGTGGAGATCGTGAAGACACTCCCGTCGGCCCTCCGCGACGGCAACGGCGAGGTGACGGTCACGACGTTCGGGCGCCGCGTGCTCGCCGTCGAGAAGGGCGACACGGCGCTGATGAGATTCGGCCTGGCGGTGGACATCGGCACCACGAGCGTCGTCACGACGTTGATCGAGCTCGAGTCGGGGGAGCAGCTCGCCTCGGTCTCGAGCCTGAACCCCCAGGCGGTGTTCGGCGGCGACCTCATGTCGCGGATCGCCTTCTGCCAGTTCAATCCGGCTAATCTGAGAAGGCTCCAGACGCGGATCCTCGGCCTCCTGAACCAGCACGTCGAACAGGTGACGCGGGACTCCGGCGTGCTCGCGAAGTGGATCTACAAGGTCGTCGTGGTCGGGAACACCTGCATGCACCACATCCTCTTGGGGATCGATCCGTCGTACCTGGGCCTGGCCCCGTACGCCGCGGTGATGCGCTACCCGCTCGTGGTTCCGGCGCGCGACCTCTTCCTCAAGGTGAACCCGGAGGCGCGTGTCTGCCTCCTCCCGATCGTGGCGGGCTTTGTGGGAGCCGACGCCGTCGCCGTAGCCCTGGCGACGCGGATCTACGAGAGCCCGGAGATCCGGATCGTCACCGACATCGGAACGAACGGAGAAGTCGTCCTGGGCTCGCGCCACAAGCTCTGGGCATGCTCGGCTCCGGCCGGCCCGGCGCTCGAGGGCGCCCAGATCAAGCACGGGATGCGCGGCGCGCTCGGCGCGATCGACAAGGTCTGGATCGACGACGACATCCGGGTCCACACGATCGGCGAAGTCGGGCCGCTCGGGATCTGCGGCTCGGGCATCATCGACGCGCTGGCCGTCCTACTGGACGCGGGGGTCATCGACTCGACGGGGCTCATCCGTGTCGAGGACCGGGATCGCCTGCCTCCACCGTTGAGGGACCGCGTCGTCATGCAGGGCGAGGAGCGCCAGGTGATCCTCGTTCGGCTCGGGGAGGCCGGAGCCTCCCGGGAGATCATCCTGACCCAGGACGATGTCCGCCAGGTCCAGCTCGCGAAAGGGGCCATCGCGTCGGGTGTCAGGATGCTCCAGCGCGTGGCGGGCGTCGGGGATGGGCACGTCGCCGAGCTGATGCTGGCGGGAGGATTCGGCAACTACCTCTCGATCCAGAGCGCGCTCAGGATAGGGCTGATCCCGCCGCTCCCCGCCGAACGCGTCCGGTACGTGGGGAATGCGGCCCTCCTCGGGGCTCAGCTCTGCCTGGTCTCGGAGGCGGAGCGGGAACGGGCCGAGCGGGTCGCCCGGAGCATCGAGCACGTCTCGCTCGCGGCCCACCCCGACTTCCAGGACATCTTCGTCGAGTGCATGAACTTCCCGCGATGA
- a CDS encoding MaoC family dehydratase N-terminal domain-containing protein: MMRIPYEIVGATMGPLTETVEAEWLAAYAAALQWKPGSPEPHPLFPVCYEWPALVAIRAKTIPDEISPRGVHATHDLIIHRLPRPGDRLWITAKITRVEARSPGAYVVTRLETVDREGAPVTTTENGTLYLGIGVTGAHPAGATRASDADHTEREHPEGATPPWEARVPIAGDLAHVYSEASRIWNSIHTERVAAVAAGLPDVILHGTATLALAVSKILEHESEAPARVGRIACRFSGMVFMPSTLIVRGSCQGSHCSFEALTEDGRSAVDRGILTFAARETR; the protein is encoded by the coding sequence ATGATGCGCATCCCCTACGAGATCGTGGGCGCGACGATGGGTCCCCTCACCGAGACCGTGGAGGCCGAATGGCTCGCCGCCTACGCCGCCGCGCTTCAGTGGAAGCCCGGTTCCCCCGAGCCCCACCCGCTCTTCCCCGTCTGCTACGAGTGGCCGGCGCTCGTCGCCATCCGGGCCAAGACGATCCCTGACGAGATCAGCCCGCGGGGCGTGCACGCCACCCACGACCTGATCATCCACCGGCTCCCGAGGCCGGGCGACCGGCTCTGGATCACGGCGAAGATCACGCGGGTCGAGGCACGCAGCCCCGGCGCCTACGTCGTGACGCGCCTCGAGACCGTGGACCGCGAGGGCGCGCCAGTGACGACAACCGAGAACGGAACACTCTATCTCGGCATTGGCGTAACGGGAGCGCATCCAGCCGGCGCCACCAGAGCCTCAGACGCGGATCATACGGAGCGCGAGCACCCAGAAGGCGCGACGCCCCCGTGGGAGGCGCGTGTCCCCATTGCAGGCGATCTGGCGCATGTCTACTCCGAAGCCTCGAGGATCTGGAACTCGATCCACACCGAGCGGGTCGCTGCGGTCGCGGCCGGGCTGCCTGATGTGATCCTTCACGGCACGGCCACCCTGGCGCTGGCGGTCTCGAAGATTCTCGAGCACGAGAGCGAAGCCCCAGCGCGCGTCGGGCGGATCGCCTGCCGCTTCAGCGGGATGGTGTTCATGCCCTCGACACTCATTGTTCGGGGATCCTGCCAGGGGTCGCACTGCTCGTTCGAGGCGCTGACCGAGGACGGCCGATCGGCCGTCGACCGCGGTATCCTGACCTTCGCCGCCCGGGAGACGCGATGA
- a CDS encoding uroporphyrinogen decarboxylase: protein MNKFQRVKAAINREPVDRTPYAVWCHFPEQDRSPAGLAQATLRFHQRYDSDFIKLTPAAGYAVEDWGCVESDKVMPAGNRPCASHAVNAAGDWRKIKPLDITTSAYGQHLEALVRIMVDKRADAPVVPTVFSPLTVARKLSGDRLNEDLRERPEAVTDALEAITDTLIRFATMCLDEEAAGIFYAIQAASHRFHTEEEYAKFGEPYDRRILEAVMARAHLVILHAHGDELMFDRLARLPAHAWNWDDRLAGPSLKEGKAKVRGAVIGGVNQWATLKDRPPEDIRAEARDAVEQTDGIGLIVGPGCVLPRDVPDANVVALVKALGGTPKMVL, encoded by the coding sequence ATGAACAAGTTCCAGCGGGTCAAAGCAGCGATCAACCGGGAGCCGGTGGACCGGACCCCGTACGCGGTCTGGTGCCACTTCCCGGAGCAAGACCGCTCGCCCGCCGGGCTCGCCCAGGCGACGCTCCGCTTTCACCAGCGCTACGACTCTGACTTCATCAAGCTCACCCCTGCCGCCGGCTACGCGGTGGAGGACTGGGGCTGCGTCGAGTCCGACAAGGTCATGCCCGCCGGCAACCGCCCCTGCGCGAGCCACGCTGTCAACGCCGCGGGCGACTGGAGAAAGATCAAGCCTCTCGACATCACCACCAGCGCCTACGGCCAGCACCTGGAGGCATTGGTCCGGATCATGGTGGACAAGCGGGCCGACGCGCCCGTCGTGCCGACCGTCTTCAGCCCGCTGACGGTCGCACGCAAGCTCTCGGGCGACCGGCTGAACGAGGACCTCCGGGAGCGGCCCGAGGCCGTGACAGATGCGCTGGAGGCGATCACGGACACGCTGATCCGCTTCGCAACGATGTGCCTCGACGAGGAGGCCGCGGGGATCTTCTATGCGATCCAGGCCGCCAGCCACCGCTTCCACACCGAGGAGGAGTACGCGAAGTTCGGCGAGCCCTACGACCGGCGGATCCTCGAGGCCGTCATGGCCCGCGCCCACCTGGTCATCCTCCACGCCCACGGCGACGAGCTGATGTTCGACCGGCTCGCGCGCCTGCCCGCCCACGCCTGGAACTGGGACGACCGCCTGGCCGGGCCGTCGCTCAAGGAAGGCAAGGCCAAGGTCAGGGGCGCGGTGATCGGCGGGGTGAACCAGTGGGCCACGCTCAAGGACCGGCCGCCGGAAGATATTCGGGCCGAGGCCAGGGACGCCGTCGAGCAGACCGACGGCATCGGGCTCATCGTGGGGCCGGGCTGCGTCCTGCCGCGCGACGTCCCCGACGCGAACGTGGTGGCCCTGGTCAAGGCGCTCGGCGGCACGCCGAAGATGGTCCTCTAG
- a CDS encoding methyltransferase domain-containing protein codes for MERVLEPELMEDPAQAAAYARADFSDVNQGFVDRFRAMFPGLTRGRAVDLGSGPADIPIRLSRALPRLDIVAVDGSEAMLDEARRALASAESTRVSLIRARVPDLPFPPHAFDAVISNSLLHHLPDPHLFWREVVRLGRPGAPVLVMDLFRPDSPERAREIVDAAAPEEDPILKADFFNSLLAAFTPEEVREQLATDLADLHCRIVSERHWLVSGRLA; via the coding sequence ATGGAACGGGTGCTCGAGCCCGAGCTGATGGAAGACCCGGCGCAGGCGGCGGCCTACGCGCGGGCCGACTTCTCCGACGTCAACCAGGGGTTCGTGGATCGCTTCCGCGCGATGTTCCCCGGGCTGACGCGGGGACGCGCCGTGGACCTGGGCTCTGGCCCTGCTGACATCCCCATCCGGCTTTCGCGCGCGCTCCCGCGCCTCGACATCGTGGCGGTAGACGGTTCGGAGGCCATGCTCGACGAGGCGCGGAGGGCCCTGGCCAGCGCCGAAAGCACCCGGGTCAGCCTCATCCGGGCGCGAGTTCCTGACCTCCCTTTCCCGCCTCATGCCTTCGACGCCGTCATCTCCAACAGCCTCCTCCACCACCTGCCGGACCCGCACCTCTTCTGGCGCGAAGTGGTGCGCCTGGGGCGCCCTGGAGCTCCCGTCCTCGTGATGGATCTCTTCCGCCCCGACTCGCCCGAGCGCGCCCGCGAGATCGTCGACGCGGCCGCCCCGGAGGAGGACCCGATCCTCAAGGCGGATTTCTTCAACTCCCTCCTCGCCGCCTTCACGCCGGAGGAGGTGCGTGAACAGCTCGCCACCGACCTCGCCGACCTCCACTGCCGGATCGTGAGCGAGCGCCACTGGCTCGTCTCTGGCCGGCTTGCGTGA
- a CDS encoding DUF748 domain-containing protein: MKHPWTVAAVVAAVGLLVVTGLFLAYRAATRLVEAQFRSALGPGATIRSLEVTWRGGLSVPAPEGAPVPQLLKADRIWIAPNLRSLFTQTLSIASVEIDRAYLLVRRTPVGLALPVPAGTPGTASPGRAIEIQRLEIPDAMIDWDDSSVTPPVRLRLAPIRITVTALRLPPSGRVTLAVEGQVAGRAPGRLRVAGWTNPHSRDSDLRVQLAGVDLVPLQPYFLGPRDARLTHGVFDLVLDARVPLSSSEPRGS, encoded by the coding sequence ATGAAGCATCCCTGGACGGTCGCTGCCGTCGTCGCCGCTGTTGGGCTCCTGGTGGTCACGGGCCTCTTTCTGGCCTACCGGGCGGCCACGCGGCTGGTGGAGGCGCAGTTCCGATCAGCTCTCGGCCCCGGGGCCACGATTCGGAGCCTCGAGGTCACATGGCGCGGGGGCCTCAGCGTGCCGGCGCCGGAAGGCGCCCCTGTGCCTCAGCTGCTGAAGGCTGACCGGATCTGGATTGCCCCGAATCTCAGGAGCCTCTTCACCCAGACGCTCAGCATCGCGTCCGTCGAGATTGATCGCGCATATCTCCTTGTTCGTCGCACCCCGGTCGGGCTCGCGCTCCCCGTACCTGCCGGGACGCCCGGCACGGCATCTCCGGGGCGCGCGATCGAGATCCAACGCCTCGAGATTCCGGACGCGATGATCGACTGGGACGACAGCAGTGTGACGCCGCCGGTCCGGCTTCGCCTGGCTCCGATACGAATCACGGTCACTGCCCTCCGGCTGCCGCCGTCGGGACGCGTGACTCTCGCGGTCGAGGGTCAGGTGGCGGGTCGAGCCCCCGGCCGGCTCAGGGTCGCCGGGTGGACCAACCCGCACTCCCGCGACAGCGATCTTCGCGTGCAGCTCGCCGGAGTCGATCTGGTTCCCCTGCAACCCTACTTTCTCGGTCCCCGTGATGCCCGGCTCACCCACGGGGTCTTTGATCTTGTGCTTGACGCCCGGGTCCCGCTCAGCAGCTCCGAGCCCCGGGGCAGTTGA
- a CDS encoding DMT family transporter codes for MRESPRNLDLRGAALALLLSVLWGGNAVAIKVGLTDAPPLRLGWMRFVLGGLAILAWAWWTERLAGFRVHRSEWPPLTVLGILLTAQIACINIGTQLTSASHSSVLINAYAVHTVVLAHFRIPGDRLTPRKLGGVVIAYAGIVILFARQLGGGATLLGDVIVSVSALLLGERTVYLATAVQRIDPTKLLLAQALIGSVGLAAASSVLEAGSPSHWTASLALSLLYQGVVVAGFNFTANLWLLQRYRPSALAGFFLITPIFGVLLSNLFAGDPLTGAILLASVLVAVGIGLTSRT; via the coding sequence GTGCGAGAATCCCCGAGGAATCTCGATCTCCGGGGGGCAGCCCTCGCCCTCCTCCTCTCCGTCCTCTGGGGTGGGAACGCCGTCGCGATCAAGGTGGGGCTCACCGACGCTCCGCCGCTCCGGCTGGGGTGGATGCGCTTCGTCCTCGGCGGCCTCGCCATCCTGGCCTGGGCCTGGTGGACCGAAAGGCTCGCGGGTTTCAGGGTCCACCGGAGCGAGTGGCCGCCGCTCACAGTCCTGGGCATACTCCTGACCGCGCAGATCGCGTGCATCAACATCGGCACCCAGCTCACCTCGGCCAGCCACTCGTCGGTGCTCATCAACGCCTACGCGGTGCACACGGTCGTGCTGGCTCACTTCAGGATTCCGGGCGACCGGCTCACGCCCCGCAAGCTCGGCGGTGTCGTGATCGCCTACGCGGGCATCGTGATCCTCTTCGCGCGCCAGCTCGGCGGAGGGGCCACGCTCCTGGGGGACGTCATCGTGTCGGTGAGCGCTCTCCTCCTGGGAGAACGCACGGTCTACCTCGCAACCGCCGTCCAGCGGATCGACCCGACGAAGCTCCTCCTGGCTCAGGCGCTGATCGGCTCTGTCGGCCTCGCTGCGGCCTCATCCGTGCTCGAGGCTGGAAGCCCCTCTCACTGGACGGCCTCGCTCGCCCTCTCGCTCCTTTACCAGGGGGTGGTCGTGGCGGGCTTCAACTTCACCGCCAACCTCTGGCTTCTCCAGCGCTACCGCCCGAGCGCCCTGGCCGGCTTCTTCCTCATCACGCCGATCTTCGGGGTGCTCCTGTCCAACCTCTTCGCGGGCGATCCGTTGACGGGTGCGATCCTCCTGGCGAGCGTGCTCGTCGCCGTCGGAATCGGTCTGACGAGCCGCACGTGA
- the queF gene encoding NADPH-dependent 7-cyano-7-deazaguanine reductase QueF, with the protein MPAQPSTQLEVVPNPHPDRDYEVSVTIPEFTCICPRTGQPDFATIRIRYIPDQHLVELKSLKLYIWSYRNEGAFHEDVTNRILNDLVAAARPRWIEVVGDFNVRGGIKTEVRATYGKRPA; encoded by the coding sequence ATGCCGGCCCAGCCCTCCACGCAGCTCGAGGTGGTCCCGAACCCCCATCCCGACCGAGACTACGAGGTTTCGGTCACGATCCCCGAGTTCACGTGCATCTGCCCAAGAACTGGCCAGCCAGACTTCGCCACAATCAGGATCCGCTATATCCCTGACCAGCACCTCGTGGAGCTCAAGTCGCTGAAGCTCTACATCTGGTCCTACCGGAACGAGGGCGCCTTCCACGAGGACGTCACCAACCGGATCCTGAACGACCTGGTGGCGGCGGCGCGCCCGCGCTGGATCGAGGTCGTGGGCGACTTCAATGTCCGGGGCGGGATCAAGACCGAGGTCAGGGCCACCTACGGCAAGCGCCCGGCATAG
- a CDS encoding EamA family transporter, with protein MWVLLALAAALFQVLRNAVMKGLGHSLDEYINVWGRFTFLLPFALVMAVARGFPALRPGFFAVCLLFGLCQTVSTLALSKALKFGQISLVTALWKVSLVILLVMGYLTLRETPTAMGVAGVLLSAAGVYVLNVSQARLSPWAPLTVLFTDRGLRYTLLAALFYAPSVLTIKQAILLSDPYTGTVGGYLAASLWVTPLVLVTSRQHFAQVPRYWRGFLGLGLFAALTTVSQGIAYTLTLSSYVESVKQVEILFALGIGGLAFGEAQKVREIAPGAVVMLAGMVLLSLAG; from the coding sequence ATGTGGGTCCTCCTCGCGCTGGCCGCGGCGCTGTTCCAGGTCCTCCGCAACGCCGTCATGAAGGGCCTCGGCCACTCGCTCGACGAGTACATCAACGTCTGGGGGCGCTTCACGTTCCTCCTCCCCTTCGCCCTGGTGATGGCCGTCGCGCGGGGCTTTCCGGCGCTCAGGCCGGGCTTTTTCGCGGTCTGCCTCCTCTTCGGCCTCTGCCAGACCGTCTCCACGCTGGCCCTCTCCAAGGCGCTGAAGTTCGGCCAGATCTCCCTCGTCACCGCGCTCTGGAAGGTGAGCCTCGTGATCCTGCTCGTCATGGGCTACCTGACCCTTCGGGAGACGCCCACCGCCATGGGCGTGGCGGGCGTGCTCCTCTCCGCCGCCGGCGTCTACGTCCTGAACGTGAGCCAGGCCCGCCTCTCCCCCTGGGCGCCGCTCACGGTGCTCTTCACCGACCGCGGGCTCCGCTACACGCTCCTGGCGGCGCTCTTCTACGCGCCCTCGGTCCTGACGATCAAGCAGGCGATCCTCCTCTCCGATCCTTATACCGGTACGGTCGGCGGTTACCTGGCGGCGAGCCTGTGGGTGACCCCGCTCGTCCTCGTGACCTCACGCCAGCACTTCGCCCAGGTGCCGCGCTACTGGAGGGGGTTCCTGGGGCTCGGGCTCTTCGCCGCCCTCACCACCGTGAGCCAGGGGATCGCCTACACGCTCACGCTCTCCAGCTACGTGGAGTCGGTGAAGCAGGTCGAGATTCTCTTCGCGCTCGGGATCGGTGGGCTCGCCTTCGGCGAGGCGCAGAAGGTCAGGGAGATCGCGCCGGGCGCGGTGGTGATGCTGGCCGGAATGGTGCTGCTGAGCCTGGCGGGGTGA
- a CDS encoding RidA family protein: protein MERRNIQPEALAVRVVDGHVLYSHVVVVEGRRTIFVSGQVPRDRHGNAVGKGDMRAQLRQVGENIKAALEAAGATLGDIVKITTYVTNIEEFFKHVDVRMQYFAALPASTTIEVRKLAHPDFMVEVEAIAVVD from the coding sequence ATGGAGCGACGGAACATCCAGCCCGAGGCCCTGGCCGTGCGCGTCGTGGACGGACATGTGCTGTACTCGCACGTCGTCGTCGTCGAAGGTCGGCGGACGATCTTTGTCTCGGGCCAGGTTCCCCGCGATCGCCACGGCAACGCCGTGGGCAAGGGCGACATGCGGGCCCAGCTCCGGCAGGTGGGCGAGAACATCAAGGCGGCGCTCGAGGCCGCGGGCGCCACGCTGGGCGACATCGTGAAGATCACCACGTACGTGACCAATATCGAGGAGTTTTTCAAGCACGTGGACGTGCGGATGCAGTACTTCGCCGCGCTTCCGGCCAGCACCACCATCGAAGTTCGGAAGCTCGCCCATCCGGACTTCATGGTCGAGGTGGAGGCGATCGCCGTCGTCGATTGA
- a CDS encoding SDR family oxidoreductase produces the protein MLTKVLAIEWAAQGVRVNAIAPGYVRTEMVGALVERKILDEAVLARRTPMGRLGTPEEVAEAAVYLGSDAASYITGTVLTVDGGWLAYGYV, from the coding sequence ATGCTGACCAAGGTGCTGGCCATCGAGTGGGCGGCCCAGGGCGTCAGGGTCAACGCGATCGCGCCGGGCTACGTCAGGACCGAGATGGTCGGCGCCCTCGTCGAGCGGAAGATCCTCGACGAGGCCGTCCTCGCGCGACGCACGCCCATGGGCCGGCTGGGGACGCCGGAGGAGGTGGCCGAGGCTGCGGTGTACCTGGGCTCTGACGCCGCCTCATACATCACGGGCACGGTGCTTACCGTGGACGGAGGCTGGCTGGCCTACGGCTACGTGTGA
- a CDS encoding alpha/beta fold hydrolase, whose amino-acid sequence MPYAALNGIRIHYETYGQGDPVLLINGLSAPAANFLYQVRDLSPHYQIITVDNRGVGETGVAEGDVYPTARLADDAAGLLRHLGIPRAHVLGTSMGGTIAQELALRQPELVRSLVLACTWVRGDGRFLHTLRSWVALCRKVSVEERFREVLYPWVYTPAFLELPGAVEEALKRALAYPYQTAPEGIERQAAGLFAWNGTRVKDLKKIRVPTLVLVGRDDILTPPAFSRDLARLIPKARLKVIPGAHAFFIEEATAFNRAVLGFLRTC is encoded by the coding sequence ATGCCCTACGCCGCGCTCAACGGGATCCGGATCCACTACGAGACCTACGGCCAGGGCGACCCTGTGCTGCTCATCAACGGGCTCTCCGCGCCAGCGGCGAACTTCCTCTACCAGGTCCGCGACCTCTCGCCCCACTACCAGATCATCACCGTCGACAACCGCGGGGTCGGGGAGACCGGGGTGGCGGAGGGAGATGTTTACCCGACGGCCCGGCTGGCCGATGACGCGGCCGGCCTCCTGCGTCATCTCGGAATCCCTCGGGCGCATGTGCTCGGCACATCCATGGGCGGGACCATCGCGCAGGAGCTGGCGCTCCGCCAACCGGAGCTCGTTCGGAGCCTGGTGCTCGCGTGCACGTGGGTCAGGGGGGACGGTCGGTTCCTCCACACGCTCCGCTCCTGGGTCGCTCTCTGCCGGAAGGTGAGCGTGGAGGAGCGGTTCAGGGAAGTGCTCTACCCGTGGGTGTACACGCCCGCCTTCCTCGAGCTCCCGGGCGCGGTGGAGGAGGCTCTCAAACGCGCGCTCGCGTACCCGTACCAGACGGCGCCCGAGGGGATCGAGCGCCAGGCCGCCGGGCTCTTCGCGTGGAACGGGACCCGCGTGAAGGACCTCAAGAAGATCAGGGTCCCGACCCTGGTGCTCGTCGGGCGCGACGATATCCTCACCCCGCCAGCCTTCTCCCGTGATCTGGCGCGGCTCATCCCCAAGGCGCGGCTCAAGGTCATCCCCGGCGCCCACGCCTTCTTCATCGAGGAGGCGACTGCCTTCAACCGCGCGGTCCTGGGCTTCCTGAGAACATGCTGA
- a CDS encoding alcohol dehydrogenase catalytic domain-containing protein, whose product MKAAVLYGPRDLRVEPAPDPAPGAGEALVRVRAAGLCGTDYRIWSGDRVVRYPLIMGHEFVGEVAAVGESVTHVRRGDRVAVEPNYSCGTCPLCLEGNRNLCAQRTAVGIDVSGGFAQLARVPARCCWPAPSGLSPEQLLLTEPLAVVVRAVTRGEVKPDMTAAVLGVGTLGLLALQVLRARGARVLAVGRTERRLTLARQLGAEAVHALASGPGSEAARAFCNREGVDVVVETAGTPEAVSEAIELVRPGGRVVLTGLPHEPSRVNFFSVVRRELTLIGSMIYQDEFPEAMRLLRDGVVIPGPLVTHRFPLDAVQEAFAAHRQPDSIKVAVIP is encoded by the coding sequence ATGAAAGCCGCCGTCCTCTACGGCCCGCGCGACCTGAGAGTCGAGCCCGCGCCTGATCCCGCGCCGGGCGCCGGTGAGGCGCTGGTCCGGGTTCGGGCCGCGGGTCTGTGCGGGACCGACTACCGGATCTGGTCGGGCGACCGGGTGGTCCGCTACCCGCTGATCATGGGCCACGAGTTCGTCGGCGAGGTCGCAGCCGTCGGCGAGAGCGTCACGCACGTGCGGCGGGGCGACCGCGTGGCAGTGGAGCCCAACTACTCGTGCGGGACCTGCCCGCTCTGCCTGGAGGGGAACCGGAACCTCTGCGCCCAACGCACCGCGGTGGGGATTGACGTCTCGGGAGGCTTTGCGCAGCTCGCCCGGGTGCCGGCACGCTGCTGCTGGCCCGCGCCGTCGGGCCTGAGCCCTGAGCAGCTCCTCCTCACCGAGCCGCTCGCAGTGGTGGTCCGCGCCGTGACGCGAGGCGAGGTGAAGCCGGATATGACGGCCGCGGTGCTCGGCGTCGGCACCCTCGGGCTCCTGGCGCTCCAGGTGCTCCGCGCGCGCGGAGCGCGAGTGCTTGCCGTCGGACGCACCGAGCGCCGGCTGACGCTCGCGCGCCAGCTCGGTGCCGAGGCCGTCCACGCGCTCGCGAGCGGTCCGGGGAGCGAGGCCGCGCGCGCGTTCTGCAACCGCGAAGGCGTGGATGTGGTGGTGGAGACGGCGGGCACTCCGGAAGCCGTGTCAGAGGCGATCGAGCTGGTGCGCCCGGGCGGCCGCGTGGTCTTGACCGGTCTCCCGCACGAGCCGTCGCGGGTCAACTTCTTCTCCGTCGTCCGCCGTGAGCTCACGCTGATCGGGTCCATGATCTACCAGGACGAGTTTCCCGAGGCGATGCGCCTGCTCAGGGACGGCGTCGTCATCCCAGGCCCGCTCGTGACGCACCGCTTCCCCCTGGACGCTGTCCAGGAGGCTTTCGCCGCCCACCGGCAGCCGGACTCCATCAAGGTCGCGGTCATCCCGTAG